In the genome of Microcoleus sp. bin38.metabat.b11b12b14.051, the window ACAACGCCGGCGGTGATGCTGTGCTCGCCTCCGAGGGAGATCACAAATTTATTTTCGGTAATTAGCTGGTGTACGGTTTGTTGCGTGACTCGCAGCATTTCTGAGGATGAAACTGGTTGGCTGTTGCGGGTATCGGCGATCGGCAATGCTGTATAAATGCCCACATCATAGCAAACTTCCGAATCTAGTTCTTCGTCGTAGCATTCGAGTTGGTGTGAAGCTTCTAGCAGTTTTGCCGGCCCGTTTTCGCAGCCTCGGCGGTAGGTGGTGGTTGCTTCGTAGGGAATTGGCAAGATTACTACTTTGGCTGTGTCGTAGTCGGGTACAATTTCGGAACCGAGAAATGGTACGACAACTGTTGAGATGATCGTTGGCATAGGGGAAATTTCTATAAGGCAAAAAATTCAGCATCTTTAATGGTGGCATAATAGCGGCTCTAACTGCAAAGGAAGAAGAAAGAGGATTTAACCGCAGAGAGCGCAGAGGGCGCAGAGAGTGTGAAGGGAAGAGGGAAGGTTTGCGATTTATGTTTTAGTGGTTGCCTCGAATTGCGATACGGTTTGTAGTAAGGACTAAGAGTCCTTCTCTTTCTTGAATTTTCACTTTTTTACTTCTATGACTTCTTCTACGTTAACTGCTGTTGCGCCTCAAACCTGGATGTGGAGAGGCTTTCCGATTTGCTACCAGACTGCGGGAACTCAGGGCCCTGCGGTGGTGTTTGTCCACGGTTTTGGTGCGTCTTGGGGCCACTGGCGCAAGAATTTGCCGGCGTTGGCTGCTGATTGTCGCTGTTTTGCGATCGATCTTATCGGTTTTGGCGGTTCTGCTAAGCCTGCGCCTAAGCTGGAGATTGACTACACTTTTGAAACTTGGGGAGAGTTGATTGCTGATTTTTGTCGGGAGGTTGCTGGCGGGCCTGCTTTTTTGGTGGGAAATTCGATCGGCTGTGTGGCAATTATGCAAGCCGCTGTTGATTTTCCCGACATTGCTTCTGGTGTAATTTTACTCAATTGTTCCCTGCGCTTGTTGCACGATCGCAAACGCGCCGAAATGCCTTGGTATCGCAGTTTTGGCGCTCCAATTGCACAAAAAGTTTTAAATGTCAAGTGGATTAGTCAACTATTTTTTAAACAATTAGCGACGCCGAATACAGTAAAAAAAGTGCTTTTGGAAGCTTATCACCGCCCGGAAGCTGTCACTGACGAGCTGGTAAATATGCTGCTGGAACCTGCTAAAGACAGTGGCGCAGTTGATGTATTTGTGGCATTTATCAGCTATTCTCAAGGC includes:
- a CDS encoding alpha/beta fold hydrolase; protein product: MTSSTLTAVAPQTWMWRGFPICYQTAGTQGPAVVFVHGFGASWGHWRKNLPALAADCRCFAIDLIGFGGSAKPAPKLEIDYTFETWGELIADFCREVAGGPAFLVGNSIGCVAIMQAAVDFPDIASGVILLNCSLRLLHDRKRAEMPWYRSFGAPIAQKVLNVKWISQLFFKQLATPNTVKKVLLEAYHRPEAVTDELVNMLLEPAKDSGAVDVFVAFISYSQGPLPEDLLPRLNCPALIVWGANDPWEPIALGRELANFPAVEKFISLEGVGHCPQDEAPELVNPILLDWILGRSALA